TCTCCGACTCGAGGCCGGCGTACTGGCACTGGTAGGACGCCTCGGCGCTCAGGTCGTCGGTGGCCGGCGTGGCACCGCCGGCAGCCGGTGCCGGCGAGACCAGGAAGGCGACAGCCGCCAGGCCGAGCAGGCCACGGGGGACGGTGAAGAGACGCATCAGTTGGCTCCTTGACTCAGTGCGCTGGCGGGGCTGACCTGCGCTGCCCGTGCCAGCGGAAGCAGTGCGGCGGACCGTACGACGAGCACCACGAAGGCACTCAGGACCAGGATCGGGATGAGGGGTACCCGGTGGACCGACGGGATCCCGAGCGCGGTCGCGATCAGCGACGACCCGGTCAGGCCGACCGCCAGACCGAGCAGGACGCCGACCACGGCAGCCGCCAGCGCGACGGCCTGGGTCCTGGTGAGCAGCAGGCTGCGCAGACCGGACTGCTCGAGGCCCAGTGCGCGCAGCACCGCGTGCTCGTGGCCTCGCTCAGCCACCGCGATCACCGTCACCAGCACCGCGCCGATCACCGCGACCAGGAGTGCCACCATGAGGAAGGCCGTGCTGGCCGCCGTCGTGACGGCGATCGCGCGGGACAGCTTCAGGTCCAGCAGGGCGGGACCACCGACGGGCACCTGGCCGGCGAGCACCGCCTCACCGCTGACCTCGGAGAGCACCTCGGCGCGGTCGGCACCGTCGGCCAGCCGCAGCCAGGCCGTCCGGACCTCGGTCTTCGCGCTGACCTGGTCGAGCAGGTCGGGAGCGACCAGCGCCGGCAGGTCGAAGTCGTCGAGGTAGACGACCTTCAGACCGGTCACGGTCCTCTCGGGCCCGACCAGCGAGACGCGCGCACCTGGCTTGAACGCCTTGAAGTAGTCGTTCGGCAGGTAAACCGTCTTCGCTGCGATCGTCGTGATCCCCCACGTCGAGGGCAGCGCCTTCTCCAGCTGGGACAGGTCCTGCCCGATGACGCCCGTCGACAGCGTGACCTTGCCGCGCTCGCCCGGTCCCTCGAGCGTGACGTCCACGCCCTGGGGCAGTCGGACCAGTCGCGCCACTCCGTCGACGTCGCGGAAGCGCTCCAGGGAGTCAGACGTCAACGGCACCGAACCGACGGGAGCTCCGACGGTCAGGTCGGCGACCGGCAGGTCGTCGAGGCGCTGACTGCCCGAGGCGTGCAGGGACGACAGCAGCACCCAGGTCCCGGCCATCAGGACGGTCGCGAGCAGGACGGCGACGCCCTCGGCGGCCGCGCGGCCGGGGTCGCGGGAGACGCCGTTGGCTGCGAGCTGGGTGACCGTGCGCCGCGGTCGGTCGCGCAGGCGCCGGCTGATCTGCAGCGCGACCAGGCCCAGGGAGAACCCGAACGACAGGAGCCCGCCGATCACGACGGCACCGAGGCCGAGCAGGACCCAGGTGCGGTGGCCGGAATCGACCAGGAGGAGCGCCGCGAGGCCCGCGACGAGCAGCACCCCGCCGGTCGCGGCCGCCGTACGACGCCGCCCGGGAGCGCTGACCGTGCTCGACAGCACGGCTGCCGGCGGGATGCGGCTGGCCGCCCACGCGGGGATCAACCCGGCCACGAGCGAGAGCAGGACGCCGGCACCGAAGGCAAGGGTGAGCCCGCCGAGCGGCACGGTGAACGCGTCCCCGGTGACCGTCGGGAGACCCGGGATGAGGCCCGTCAAGGGCAGCCCGGCACGTGCCAGCAGGACGCCGCCGACGAGCCCGACGATCGTGCCCGCGAGCCCGAGTGCGAGCACCTCTACGAGCACCAGGCCGAACGTCTGGCGGCGGGTCGTGCCGACGCTGCGCAGCAGCGCGAGGTAACGGCGTCGTGAGCCCAGCGAGACCAGGATCGCCGTGCCGAGGACGATCGCTGCAACGACGAGCGCGAGCGGCGAGAAGCTGAGGAGAACGGCCTTGATCGCCTTGAGACGGGTCTGCTCGGCCGAGCCCGCGCCCTGGACCAGCTCATCGGTGCCTTGGGCGAAGCCGCCCTGCCCCGCGGCGTTGACCCGGGTGACCAGGTCCTTCTGCGTGGTTCCGTCCGTGGCCCGGAGCAGCACCACGTTGTCGCCGGGGACACCGGCGAACAGGCGGGCGGTCGCGTCCGGCACGATGCCGTAGATCGCGTTCGAGTACTCCAGCGAGCCTCGGACGTCGACGACGCCGACCACCCGGAAGTTCGCCGCGCCCAGGGCCGGGCTGCCGAGCGAGACCAGGTCACCGAGCCGGATCCGCAGCTGGTCGAGGGAGTGCTGGGTCAGTCCGATCTCAGGACGATCGGCGACCGGAGCACGACCCTCGGCCCACCTCTGCCAGCGGAAGGACGGGTCGCCGGCCAGCGACTCCAGCTGGATGCCCAGCACCGTCTTCCCCGTCCGGGCGACCGCGTTGGCGCGGGCGTACGAGGTCGAGGCCTGCACACCCTCGAGCGCCTCGAGCTTGCCGAGCTGGGCCCGGTCGAACGACAGCGCACCCGACCCTCCCCCAGCGGACAGCGAGGAGTCGGACGTGCCGAGCTCCGTCCGTACGACGACGTCGCTGCCGCGCCAGGTGACCTCGAGCCCCTGGTCGATGGCCGAGCGCAACGAGGACGCGAGCACGAAGGCGGACGTCAGCAGCGACACAGCCAGGGCAACCGTGATCGCCAGTGTGAGGGCTCGACCCGGGTTCCTGCGCAGCTGCGAGCGCAGCAGGTCGAGGAGGACGGAATCGGCCATCAGCGTTGCCGGTCCAGCTTCCCGGCCCGCAGGACGTGGACGGAGTCGGCGAGGTCGGCGACGGCGAGGTCGTGGGTCACGAGCACGACGGTCTGGCTCAGCGCGGCGACGGTCTCGACGATGATGTCGAGCAGCCGCTGGGCGCTGTCGGCGTCCAGCGCACCGGTCGGCTCGTCGGCGAAGACGATCGCCGGCTCGGCGTACAGGGCGCGGGCGACGGCGACCCGCTGCTTCTGACCGCCGGAGAGCTGCTCGGGGGTGTGGTCCAGCCGGTCGGCGATCCCGAGCCGGTCGGCGAGGTCGACGAGACGCTCCTGGTCGACCGGGCGGCGGTCCAGGCGTACCGGGAGCACGATGTTGTCTCGGGCAGGCAGACCCGGGACCAGGTTGAAGGACTGGAAGACGAAACCGACCTCGCGGCGCCGCAGCCGCGTCACGGTCGCGTCGTCGGCCCGCGAGATCTCGACCCCGGCGAGCTGGATGCTGCCCTCGTCGGGCCGGTCCAGCCCCGCGAGCAGCTGCAGCAGCGTGGTCTTGCCCGAACC
The DNA window shown above is from Marmoricola sp. OAE513 and carries:
- a CDS encoding ABC transporter ATP-binding protein, translating into MTEAVARDLDPADGAEGSAPVVARGLVKSFLAPDGSSVAAVNGIDFVAPQGKISAIVGPSGSGKTTLLQLLAGLDRPDEGSIQLAGVEISRADDATVTRLRRREVGFVFQSFNLVPGLPARDNIVLPVRLDRRPVDQERLVDLADRLGIADRLDHTPEQLSGGQKQRVAVARALYAEPAIVFADEPTGALDADSAQRLLDIIVETVAALSQTVVLVTHDLAVADLADSVHVLRAGKLDRQR
- a CDS encoding FtsX-like permease family protein, with the protein product MADSVLLDLLRSQLRRNPGRALTLAITVALAVSLLTSAFVLASSLRSAIDQGLEVTWRGSDVVVRTELGTSDSSLSAGGGSGALSFDRAQLGKLEALEGVQASTSYARANAVARTGKTVLGIQLESLAGDPSFRWQRWAEGRAPVADRPEIGLTQHSLDQLRIRLGDLVSLGSPALGAANFRVVGVVDVRGSLEYSNAIYGIVPDATARLFAGVPGDNVVLLRATDGTTQKDLVTRVNAAGQGGFAQGTDELVQGAGSAEQTRLKAIKAVLLSFSPLALVVAAIVLGTAILVSLGSRRRYLALLRSVGTTRRQTFGLVLVEVLALGLAGTIVGLVGGVLLARAGLPLTGLIPGLPTVTGDAFTVPLGGLTLAFGAGVLLSLVAGLIPAWAASRIPPAAVLSSTVSAPGRRRTAAATGGVLLVAGLAALLLVDSGHRTWVLLGLGAVVIGGLLSFGFSLGLVALQISRRLRDRPRRTVTQLAANGVSRDPGRAAAEGVAVLLATVLMAGTWVLLSSLHASGSQRLDDLPVADLTVGAPVGSVPLTSDSLERFRDVDGVARLVRLPQGVDVTLEGPGERGKVTLSTGVIGQDLSQLEKALPSTWGITTIAAKTVYLPNDYFKAFKPGARVSLVGPERTVTGLKVVYLDDFDLPALVAPDLLDQVSAKTEVRTAWLRLADGADRAEVLSEVSGEAVLAGQVPVGGPALLDLKLSRAIAVTTAASTAFLMVALLVAVIGAVLVTVIAVAERGHEHAVLRALGLEQSGLRSLLLTRTQAVALAAAVVGVLLGLAVGLTGSSLIATALGIPSVHRVPLIPILVLSAFVVLVVRSAALLPLARAAQVSPASALSQGAN